The following are from one region of the Nicotiana tomentosiformis chromosome 7, ASM39032v3, whole genome shotgun sequence genome:
- the LOC138895557 gene encoding uncharacterized protein, translating to MEADKIDHMHPLFVHPSDTPSSILIPVKLTELKNYGLWRRSMRIALQAKRKLGFMSGTCKKDSFKSELHVDWETCNAIVLSWIMKTVSPDLLSGIRVTISYGTDFVSAYFTELKELWIEYDAMVPIPNSKKYAEHLQQQSLMQFLSRLNETYDQARRQILMKTIEPTLNQGYALIIEDESQNSNSTVGNRGYLIAMQADNIVTGGSENDKSIQEEEGKSSNDGLKSGPYFTKDQYRQILSMLNRETPGCQANMADALEAKDKVSAYSNEQVHLPIGGKPNVSHIGKPVILDKEELDNVLFVPEFKFNLLPDLYNGKVRGIGREKGGMYILKKGFIGDLDKLIRGIKQFASTTTTKNNEEDGALWHRRLGHA from the exons ATGGAGGCTGATAAAATTGATCATATGCATCCTTTGTTCGTTCATCCTTCAGATACTCCTAGTTCGATTTTGATTCCTGTAAAGCTCACAGAATTAAAAAATTATGGATTGTGGCGTCGATCAATGCGAATTGCACTGCAAGCTAAGAGGAAGCTAGGGTTTATGTCCGGGACATGCAAAAAGGACTCATTCAAGTCTGAATTACATGTGGACTGGGAAACATGCAATGCAATTGTACTTTCCTGGATCATGAAGACAGTTTCTCCGGATTTGCTTAGCGGCATT AGAGTCACCATCTCATATGGAACGGATTTTGTATCTGCCTATTTCACCGAGCTTAAAGAGTTGTGGATAGAATATGATGCAATGGTTCCCATTCCAAATTCGAAGAAATATGCCGAGCACCTTCAGCAACAAAGCTTAATGCAATTTCTGAGTAGACTCAATGAGACTTATGATCAAGCAAGACGACAGATCCTGATGAAAACTATAGAGCCAACACTGAATCAAGGTTATGCTCTAATCATTGAAGATGAAAGTCAAAATTCTAATTCTACTGTAGGAAATAGAGGATATCTTATTGCTATGCAAGCAG ATAACATAGTGACTGGAGGTTCTGAAAATGATAAGTCAATACAAGAAGAGGAAGGGAAAAGCAGCAATGATGGATTGAAGTCAGGGCCATACTTCACTAAAGATCAGTACAGGCAGATTTTAAGCATGCTGAATAGAGAAACTCCTGGATGTCAAGCTAACATGGCAG ATGCATTAGAAGCCAAAGACAAAGTAAGTGCATATAGCAATGAACAGGTTCACTTACCTATAGGAGGAAAGCCTAATGTTTCACACATTGGAAAACCAGTTATTCTTGATAAAGAGGAATTGGATAATGTCCTGTTTGTGCCTGAGTTCAAATTTAATCTTTTGCCA GACCTTTACAATGGTAAGGTGAGAGGAATTGGTAGAGAGAAGGGTGGTATGTATATATTGAAGAAAGGATTCATAGGAGATTTGGACAAGTTAATCAGAGGAATAAAACAGTTTGCATCAACCACAACCACAAAGAATAATGAGGAGGATGGAGCACTTTGGCACAGAAGACTAGGCCATGCTTGA